In a genomic window of Procambarus clarkii isolate CNS0578487 chromosome 10, FALCON_Pclarkii_2.0, whole genome shotgun sequence:
- the LOC138363316 gene encoding proline-rich protein 36-like: MYRLTQAPALATDPSSSSGHRPQAPALATDPKLQLWPQTQAPPLATDPSSSSGHRPKLQLWPQTQAPALAIDPSSSSGHRPQAPPLATDPKLYLWPQTQAPALAIDPSSTSGHRPQAPALATDPKLQLWPQTQAPALATDPSFSSGHRPKLQLWPQTQAPALATDPSSSSGHRPKLQLWPQTQAPALATDPSSSSGHRPKLQLWPQTQAPALATDPSSSSGHRPQAPALATDPKLYLWPQTHAPPLATDPKLQLWPQTHAPALATDPRSSSGHRPKLHLWPQTQAPPLATDPSSSSGHRPKLQLWPQTQAPALATDPSSSSGHRPKLQLWPQTQAPALATDPSSTSGHRPKLHLWPQTQAPPLATDPSSTSGHRPKLHLWPQTQAPPLATDPSSTSGHRPKLHLWPQTQAPPLATDPSSSSGHRPKLQLWPQTPSSSSGHRPKLQLWPQTQAPALATDPSSSSDHRPKLQLWPQTQALPLATDPSSTSGHRPKLQLWPQTQALPLATDPSSSSGQRPKLQLWPQTQAPALATDPSSSSGHRPKLQLWPQTQAPALATDPSSSSGHRPKLHLWPQTQAPPLATDPSSTSGHRPKLQLWPQTQAPALATDPSSTSGHRPKLHLWPQTQAPPLATDPSSTSGHRPKLHLWPQTQAPALATVPSSISGHRPKLHLWPQTQAPS; encoded by the exons atgtacaggctc ACCCAAGCTCCAGCTCTGGCCACAGACCCAAGCTCCAGCTCTGGCCACAGACCCCAAGCTCCAGCTCTGGCCACAGACCCCAAGCTCCAGCTCTGGCCACAGACCCAAGCTCCACCTCTGGCCACAGACCCTAGCTCCAGCTCTGGCCACAGACCCAAGCTCCAGCTCTGGCCACAGACCCAAGCTCCAGCTCTGGCCATAGACCCAAGCTCCAGCTCTGGCCACAGACCACAAGCTCCACCTCTGGCCACAGACCCCAAGCTCTACCTCTGGCCACAGACCCAAGCTCCAGCTCTGGCCATAGACCCAAGCTCCACCTCTGGCCACAGACCCCAAGCTCCAGCTCTGGCCACAGACCCCAAGCTCCAGCTCTGGCCACAGACCCAAGCTCCAGCTCTGGCCACAGACCCAAGCTTCAGCTCTGGCCACAGACCCAAGCTCCAGCTCTGGCCACAGACCCAAGCTCCAGCTCTGGCCACAGACCCAAGCTCCAGCTCTGGCCACAGACCCAAGCTCCAGCTCTGGCCACAGACCCAAGCTCCAGCTCTGGCCACAGACCCAAGCTCCAGCTCTGGCCACAGACCCAAGCTCCAGCTCTGGCCACAGACCCAAGCTCCAGCTCTGGCCACAGACCCAAGCTCCAGCTCTGGCCACAGACCCCAAGCTCCAGCTCTGGCCACAGACCCCAAGCTCTACCTCTGGCCACAGACCCACGCTCCACCTCTGGCCACAGACCCCAAGCTCCAGCTCTGGCCACAGACCCACGCTCCAGCTCTGGCCACAGACCCACGCTCCAGCTCTGGCCACAGACCCAAGCTCCACCTCTGGCCACAGACCCAAGCTCCACCTCTGGCCACAGACCCAAGCTCCAGCTCTGGCCACAGACCCAAGCTCCAGCTCTGGCCACAGACCCAAGCTCCAGCTCTGGCCACAGACCCAAGCTCCAGCTCTGGCCACAGACCCAAGCTCCAGCTCTGGCCACAGACCCAAGCTCCAGCTCTGGCCACAGACCCAAGCTCCACCTCTGGCCACAGACCCAAGCTCCACCTCTGGCCACAGACCCAAGCTCCACCTCTGGCCACAGACCCAAGCTCCACCTCTGGCCACAGACCCAAGCTCCACCTCTGGCCACAGACCCAAGCTCCACCTCTGGCCACAGACCCAAGCTCCACCTCTGGCCACAGACCCAAGCTCCACCTCTGGCCACAGACCCAAGCTCCACCTCTGGCCACAGACCCAAGCTCCAGCTCTGGCCACAGACCCAAGCTTCAGCTCTGGCCACAGACCCCAAGCTCCAGCTCTGGCCACAGACCCAAGCTCCAGCTCTGGCCACAGACCCAAGCTCCAGCTCTGGCCACAGACCCAAGCTCCAGCTCTGACCACAGACCCAAGCTCCAGCTCTGGCCACAGACCCAAGCTCTACCTCTGGCCACAGACCCAAGCTCTACCTCTGGCCACAGACCCAAGCTCCAGCTCTGGCCACAGACCCAAGCTCTACCTCTGGCCACAGACCCAAGCTCCAGCTCTGGCCAAAGACCCAAGCTCCAGCTCTGGCCACAGACCCAAGCTCCAGCTCTGGCCACAGACCCAAGCTCCAGCTCTGGCCACAGACCCAAGCTCCAGCTCTGGCCACAGACCCAAGCTCCAGCTCTGGCCACAGACCCAAGCTCCAGCTCTGGCCACAGACCCAAGCTCCACCTCTGGCCACAGACCCAAGCTCCACCTCTGGCCACAGACCCAAGCTCCACCTCTGGCCACAGACCCAAGCTCCAGCTCTGGCCACAGACCCAAGCTCCAGCTCTGGCCACAGACCCAAGCTCCACCTCTGGCCACAGACCCAAGCTCCACCTCTGGCCACAGACCCAAGCTCCACCTCTGGCCACAGACCCAAGCTCCACCTCTGGCCACAGACCCAAGCTCCACCTCTGGCCACAGACCCAAGCTCCAGCTCTGGCCACAGTCCCAAGCTCCATCTCTGGCCACAGACCCAAGCTCCACCTCTGGCCACAGACCCAAGCTCCATCGTAA